One Rhizobium bangladeshense DNA window includes the following coding sequences:
- a CDS encoding sugar ABC transporter ATP-binding protein → MPLLHIENITRSFGSTRALAGADLSIERGEIVALMGANGAGKSTLVKILSGVLAAGGGTIQLDGRPFAPRSPAEAAKAGVVTVHQSTDLVGAAGLTVADALLLNRFADSSTPFFVSRTGIRRAAQAMLDAAGFSLSLDRDFGELTSADRQLVAIARALANRADLLILDEPTASLSGEESRRLFDILLRLRKRGLSILYISHRTADLETIADRALVMRGGRVIGSFSRPIDFSSAIETMIGRKLEAARPDARPATGPAIFEMRDVSLLSSGTTFDLSVHEGEVVAVTGVLGAGKSRLLQAIFGVTALGRGAMFLDGRPYRPKSPAEAIAAGVAMAAEDRHRSSLMPPAWPGHSLSATISLPHLAKWYPHGFLFGGRERREAEQAMARLGIKAAGPLASIWSLSGGNQQKAVIGRWEAEPSRLLLLDEPFQGVDVGARHDIIRAIRARTDRATLIATSDPEEAYEVADRILVIDRHVLRSPASGIATPAAIQGISA, encoded by the coding sequence ATGCCGCTTCTTCACATTGAAAACATCACTCGCAGTTTCGGGTCGACGCGAGCGCTGGCTGGCGCGGATCTTTCGATAGAGCGCGGCGAGATCGTGGCGCTGATGGGGGCAAACGGCGCCGGCAAATCGACGCTGGTAAAGATTCTTTCCGGGGTGCTCGCGGCTGGCGGCGGCACGATCCAACTCGATGGCCGCCCTTTTGCGCCGCGCAGCCCGGCCGAGGCGGCGAAAGCCGGTGTCGTTACCGTGCATCAATCGACAGATCTCGTTGGCGCGGCGGGACTGACCGTTGCCGATGCGCTGCTGCTCAATCGTTTCGCCGATAGCAGTACGCCCTTCTTCGTGTCACGCACCGGCATCCGCCGCGCCGCACAGGCGATGCTCGACGCCGCCGGCTTCAGTCTGTCGCTCGACCGTGATTTCGGCGAACTTACCAGCGCTGACCGGCAACTCGTGGCAATCGCCCGCGCACTTGCCAATCGCGCCGATCTTCTCATCCTCGATGAGCCGACGGCGAGCCTTTCCGGCGAGGAAAGCCGGCGGCTCTTCGACATTCTGTTGAGGCTTCGCAAGCGGGGCCTATCGATCCTTTACATCTCGCATCGCACCGCCGATCTGGAAACGATCGCCGATCGCGCTCTCGTCATGCGTGGCGGCCGCGTTATTGGCAGCTTTTCGCGGCCGATCGATTTTTCGAGTGCCATCGAGACGATGATCGGCCGCAAGCTGGAAGCGGCGCGGCCTGATGCGCGGCCCGCGACCGGACCGGCGATTTTCGAGATGCGTGATGTCAGCCTGCTGTCGTCAGGTACGACCTTCGATCTGTCGGTGCATGAAGGCGAAGTGGTGGCGGTGACGGGCGTGCTCGGCGCCGGCAAGAGCCGCTTGCTCCAGGCGATTTTCGGTGTAACGGCGCTTGGGCGTGGCGCGATGTTTCTCGACGGCCGGCCGTACCGGCCGAAAAGCCCGGCCGAAGCCATCGCGGCCGGTGTCGCCATGGCGGCCGAAGATCGCCACCGCTCCTCGCTGATGCCGCCGGCATGGCCCGGCCATTCGCTGTCGGCGACGATCAGTCTGCCACATCTCGCCAAATGGTATCCGCATGGTTTTCTTTTCGGCGGACGCGAACGGCGCGAGGCCGAACAGGCGATGGCCCGTCTCGGCATCAAGGCCGCAGGCCCGCTCGCTTCGATCTGGTCCCTCTCCGGCGGCAATCAGCAGAAGGCGGTGATCGGCCGCTGGGAAGCGGAGCCGAGCCGGCTTTTGCTGCTCGATGAGCCCTTCCAGGGCGTGGATGTCGGCGCCCGTCACGACATCATCCGAGCAATCCGCGCCCGCACCGACCGGGCGACGCTGATCGCGACCTCCGACCCCGAAGAGGCCTATGAGGTGGCCGATCGCATCCTCGTCATCGACCGCCACGTGTTGAGGTCTCCTGCGAGTGGGATTGCCACTCCTGCCGCCATTCAGGGAATATCTGCATGA
- a CDS encoding ABC transporter permease, with protein sequence MTTIDNDPLTHAGARQKPSPWTSSSRFAALGAFLRAGAVFILLAALVVSFTIAEPAFINVANLMSILQAVSVVAILGAGVTVTLAVGGFDLSIGAVAASSVMAASYAMIVWGLDAYGTVPLVLAFGALVGVVNAFLIVRLKVPDLLATLAMMFLLSGLQLIPTAGRSISAGLTLPDGSKANGTYDPAFLLIGRYSILGTLPVSVVLMAAVAVLLFILTERTRIGRLLFATGGNEVATRLAGASTVKLKTLAYVLSGTLASLGGIVIAARVGRGDVSSGGSLLMDSVAAALIGFAVLNLRRPNVLGTVAGAVFVGVLLNGLTMLNAPYYTQDFVKGAVLVGALALTYGLGRSNP encoded by the coding sequence ATGACAACGATCGACAACGACCCGCTCACACACGCCGGCGCCCGGCAAAAGCCATCGCCGTGGACCAGTAGCAGTCGTTTCGCCGCCCTGGGAGCGTTCTTGCGGGCGGGCGCGGTGTTCATCCTGCTTGCGGCTCTCGTCGTTAGTTTCACCATCGCCGAGCCCGCCTTCATCAATGTCGCCAATCTGATGAGCATCCTGCAGGCGGTGTCGGTCGTCGCCATCCTCGGCGCCGGCGTCACCGTCACGCTTGCCGTCGGCGGTTTCGACCTGTCGATCGGCGCGGTCGCGGCATCGAGCGTGATGGCGGCGAGCTACGCAATGATCGTCTGGGGCTTGGACGCCTATGGAACGGTGCCACTGGTGCTCGCCTTCGGTGCCCTGGTCGGTGTCGTCAACGCCTTCCTTATCGTCCGTCTGAAGGTCCCGGATCTCCTGGCGACCTTGGCGATGATGTTCCTGCTCTCCGGCCTGCAGCTGATCCCGACCGCCGGCCGGTCGATTTCGGCGGGTCTCACCTTGCCCGACGGCTCGAAGGCGAACGGGACCTACGACCCGGCCTTCCTGCTGATCGGCCGCTACAGCATCCTCGGCACCCTGCCCGTTTCCGTGGTGCTGATGGCCGCCGTCGCCGTTCTCCTTTTCATCCTCACCGAGCGCACCCGCATCGGTCGGCTGCTGTTTGCGACCGGCGGCAATGAGGTCGCCACCCGGCTTGCGGGAGCCTCGACCGTCAAGCTGAAGACCCTTGCCTATGTCCTGTCGGGAACGCTGGCGTCGCTTGGCGGCATTGTCATCGCCGCCCGCGTCGGGCGTGGCGACGTCTCTTCGGGCGGCTCGCTGCTGATGGATTCGGTCGCTGCCGCGCTGATCGGTTTCGCCGTCCTCAACCTCAGGCGTCCAAATGTGCTCGGCACCGTCGCCGGCGCCGTCTTCGTCGGCGTGCTCTTGAACGGCCTCACCATGCTGAACGCCCCCTACTACACGCAGGATTTCGTCAAGGGCGCCGTGCTCGTCGGAGCATTGGCGCTGACCTACGGCCTCGGCCGCAGCAATCCGTAA